From Staphylococcus sp. IVB6214:
AACGATAACATCTGCATTTTGAGCCAATATGTATTCATTGTCGCAAGGTTTTGTGTCACCAAAAACTGCAACAATTGGCCCCTTTTTGTTAGGTGCTTTAAATTGATGTGCATCATAGGTCTTACCTTCAAATTCAAAAGTGTCATATTTTTTGACCTGTTGATATTGTGGCCCCGGTTCCATACCAATTGCTTTCAATTTAGCAACATCTAGTGTGCCAGGTGTGCTTGGTGCTTGTACACGATAACCAAAACAAGGTACACCATGATTGAGCATACGAGCCTGCACTTCAAATTGATCGATTGTTAAGTCGAGTTGTTGATCTATCTCGATAATATGTAAAGGATAATTGAGATGAACATGAGTGAAAGTTAAAGTTGCTTCAACATAGGCTTTTATACCTTTGGGGCCGACGATTGTTAGCGGCTTCCCTTCCCCACCTTGAAATGATCGGCTAGTCAAAACACCTGGTAATCCATAAACATGATCGCCGTGCATATGTGTAATGAAGATATGG
This genomic window contains:
- the rnz gene encoding ribonuclease Z; translated protein: MEIIFFGTSAGLPTKERHTQSIALKLEPYATDIWLFDVGEATQHQILHHSIKLGRVSHIFITHMHGDHVYGLPGVLTSRSFQGGEGKPLTIVGPKGIKAYVEATLTFTHVHLNYPLHIIEIDQQLDLTIDQFEVQARMLNHGVPCFGYRVQAPSTPGTLDVAKLKAIGMEPGPQYQQVKKYDTFEFEGKTYDAHQFKAPNKKGPIVAVFGDTKPCDNEYILAQNADVIVHEATYIEGDKQLANDYHHSHIDDVLELIVHSNVKHALLTHLSNRYTKDDVKVIDQQLKASQTASFQFVHDFDAYQF